A genomic region of Venturia canescens isolate UGA chromosome 9, ASM1945775v1, whole genome shotgun sequence contains the following coding sequences:
- the axo gene encoding uncharacterized protein axo isoform X1: MVNRERRILVVLALLNIAMMICGSVASTTDPADEDIPEERKNNGTLVTTTKRSLPDRCLVRTESGPCKHYIHKWTFSKAEGKCKTFVYGGCLGNENRFNSQLECLHHCIGGPNYTLPSYMVTKGSVFVTTSTTTTSTPSTTTASTPRPTFSPPEPTRPPIPKHKRGKELTFMESGHEKTFMFAQSNTFIQLDGSGIKTFQLRLCREISFQFRTKLPHGLLVYHSVKDRPETLDPYALYVIVEKGQLKVVHVFGKRSTSLTVGEGLNRDEWHSVLVRIDVHGAKLIARVDDTQEETTLQVLERIVNYGVSEELASVVLIGGLSSEERLHGVKYIIESFVGCIRDMVLSSGKSASDLLPIRPLIATKHENVKEGCIDKCWTRENLCFVGSQCVNHYNSLTCDCFGTYYEGERCDVYTATILTLRGSSYVSFRVYDWKDRVHSSVNRISLMFKTRWDDSVLFYASGEIDGTPHYVAAAIMQRKVHVELDFGHGAKIKTVMGDHVSSNHWSNLTIFHNASLVYVSLDFETKVLEVPGDNYNMIIDPEIYIGGGPELNKKRGLVSYNNFAGALKYVFFNDKSIIYELKRSNPMVHYIGVLEPEYYEADVDVIPITYPFAGSHIWWPVNSTDSLHLNFDFKSSKPIAVVASGDVKSDQGPGYWELRLVNDEIRFQLIPILSDNITVSAAVKFPPYNTSWHAVELNYTKGELSILVDYRNKQSKLFAMTFELGSKVIIGSGKSNAGLIGCMRDIKVNNEVIEPRYVINTERVVGEVALDNCQFVDPCKRPNTCEHGGKCSVKENRINCDCTETGYIGKNCHFAQHRKTCEELALLGYTKDDVYKIDIDGNGRFPPALVKCEFQSIEDSTKTIVEHNLPSQVDVRSIGEEDFSFNITYRQFSAEMLQELISHSLYCSQYIKYDCYRAPLELHSATWFFGSKKSSIVDYIGNVNRGSCPCGMNRTCVNPDLSCNCDVSAGKWLSDEGYYESPDSLGITGMVFLQPKDLVEDAQGRITLGPLECVETNTQKYVVTFTTSQSYIEVPGWRKGDIAFSFRTTGEKAILLYQPPIRSNYPSFMVALASDYRLTFNFTLNTGTNRELEVISRRKLNNGEWQKIWIDYNDYHVRFMINTDFQMVDLLPEEEFGPFEGSMFIGGATAEHLKTSAVRQGLIGCFRGLVVNGEILDIHSYMSVHLSEIIKDCKPSCQPNKCQNGARCVELWSNFECVCENRWAHLGTFCETNINSKALTFTSTGAFLKKNYFGTGEDEEKVLLKSMLVQNILINLRTYDTHSLILYANDHLNNFVHLYISNGTSIVYLFNAGNEIKNITVHHPGVNTGISVQIAIVRSENSTTLHVNENNVTLDAVPLLLDSYSNKPWINPEKEVLAPQRPPAPPTDYFQVNLGGFDPDNLLRVGSEGTLIQGYVGCLRGLMIGEYLVDLPNLASEANHEGSKGVLPNCQMKCDAVPCKNLGVCTEDFGRQESSCNCALTSYFGEHCADEKGADFSGESVLQRDFEFEGEINQVKVQLAFSTNDLRQRTSALLLLQTENKRSYYLLVALTSEGQLIFEEDREGSAYGVRLNDRNFLNGARHSVYYVRDNNTATLLIDREPVQLLPIPVLNIGDDDDEEETESLGATEIQLGGLNTTDQRFSAYKGYTGCLSNVVVSMNGAAGMKPLEEYMLFTKKGSETVRATMPAGVRSAQCAVFHTSTKGIEPPRNDSVQGRDRAWVEDPPERVLYKSLYPDETKEEQGAGTYIFIALCCIFVAAVVGCTYEVLRSAGRDRKRRRAAASAANGSGGGGGGSPSGTQRWQQPLTPSGATKSVGFKTNVENDKRPNGTHAKSIPKDYKPVPNSEHKNDPVNDKKVLAKDEEAEKKELLGVNTGTVSKPAKPNPFSMEDLREEPELEECEEEDDEENEDEDEETGEEPKKASSDNDENTQTLNLNDTDIIIRPAPGAPNGCETSVESRDSSERAKIKILNISPIFLADDKRTYDNPLSYLGGPRLQPKNRTSIESVLSLD, encoded by the exons ATGGTGAACCGCGAAAGGAGGATCCTGGTGGTCCTTGCTTTGCTGAACATCGCAATGATGATTTGTGGGAGCGTTGCGAGTACGACGGATCCCGCGGACGAGGACATACCCGAGGAGCGAAAAAACAACGGAACTCTTGTGACAACAACGAAGCGATCTTTGCCGGATCGTTGCCTCGTCAGAACCGAGAGCGGACCGTGCAAGCATTACATACACAAATGGACCTTCAGCAAGGCCGAAGGGAAGTGCAAAACCTTCGTCTACGGTGGCTGCCTCGGAAACGAAAATCGTTTCAATTCCCAGCTCGAGTGTCTTCATCACTGCATCGGAGGACCGAATT ACACTCTGCCCTCATACATGGTGACAAAGGGTAGCGTATTTGTCACGACAAGCACAACGACGACGAGCACGCCATCGACGACGACGGCGAGTACCCCTCGACCAACGTTTTCACCTCCGGAGCCCACGAGGCCGCCAATCCCGAAGCACAagcgtggaaag gAATTAACGTTCATGGAATCCGGGCACGAAAAGACCTTCATGTTCGCGCAGAGCAACACGTTCATCCAGCTGGACGGGAGTGGTATCAAGACCTTTCAATTGAG ATTGTGCCGAGAAATATCGTTCCAGTTCAGAACGAAGTTGCCGCACGGTCTTCTCGTCTATCACAGTGTCAAGGATCGGCCGGAAACTCTCGATCCCTACGCTCTGTACGTCATCGTTGAAAAAGGCCAATTGAAAGTGGTCCACGTGTTTGGCAAGCGCTCGACGAGTTTGACCGTCGGCGAAGGACTCAACAGAGACGAATGGCACAGCGTACTTGTCAGAATAGACGTGCACGGTGCCAAATTGATCGCCAGAGTCGACGACACCCAGGAGGAAACTACTCTTCAAGTTTTGGAGCGAATCGTCAATTATGGAGTCTCGGAGGAACTTGCTTCCGTCGTTCTAATCGGAG GTTTGAGCTCCGAGGAACGTTTGCACGGGGTCAAATACATAATCGAATCTTTCGTTGGCTGTATCCGGGACATGGTACTGAGCTCGGGAAAATCGGCCAGTGATTTATTGCCGATCAGGCCTCTGATAGCGACGAAACACGAGAACGTGAAGGAAGGCTGCATCGACAA GTGCTGGACGAGGGAAAATCTCTGCTTCGTTGGTAGCCAGTGCGTCAATCATTACAACAGTTTGACCTGCGATTGTTTCGGAACGTACTACGAGGGAGAAAGATGCGATGTTTACA CTGCAACGATTTTGACCCTGCGAGGTTCGTCGTACGTGTCTTTCCGGGTCTACGATTGGAAAGATCGTGTTCATTCCTCCGTTAACCGGATAAGCCTAATGTTCAAG ACGAGATGGGACGACTCGGTGTTATTTTATGCGTCCGGTGAGATCGACGGCACTCCGCATTACGTGGCAGCGGCGATAATGCAGCGAAAAGTTCACGTCGAGCTCGACTTTGGTCACGGAGCGAAAATAAAGACCGTCATGGGCGATCACGTGTCCTCAAACCACTGGAGCAACTTGACCATTTTTCACAACGCTTCTCTCGTTTACGTGAGCCTCGATTTCGAGACGAAAGTTCTCGAGGTACCCGGCGACAATTACAACATGATCATCGATCCTGAAATTTACATCGGCGGTGGGCCCGAGCTCAACAAAAAACGAGGCCTCGTATCCTACAATAATTTTGCCGGGGCCCTAAAATACGtgtttttcaatgataaatCCATCATTTACGAACTCAAACGATCCAACCCTATGGTACATTACATCGGCGTCCTCGAGCCCGAATACTACGAGGCTGACGTCGATGTAATTCCCATCACTTATCCTTTCGCCGGCAGCCACATCTGGTGGCCCGTCAATAGCACCGATTCTTTGCACCTCAACTTTGACTTTAAAAGCTCCAAACCCATCGCCGTCGTCGCATCCGGCGATGTGAAGAGCGATCAGGGCCCAGGATATTGGGAG CTCCGTTTGGTCAACGACGAGATCCGGTTTCAACTGATTCCCATACTGTCGGACAACATAACAGTTTCGGCAGCAGTTAAATTTCCGCCTTACAACACATCGTGGCACGCCGTTGAGCTGAATTACACGAAGGGCGAGCTCAGCATACTCGTCGATTATCGGAACAAGCAGAGCAAACTTTTCGCAATGACTTTCGAGCTCGGTAGCAAGGTCATTATTGGAAGTGGAAAGAGCAATGCGGGTCTGATCGGTTGCATGCGAGACATAAAGGTCAACAACGAGGTTATTGAGCCGAGATATGTGATCAACACTGAGAGAGTCGTGGGTGAAGTTGCTCTGGATAATTGCCAATTCGTTGATCCGTGTAAGAGGCCGAATACGTGTGAGCACGGTGGCAAATGTTCCGTCAAGGAGAACAGGATAAATTGCGATTGCACTGAGACCGGTTACATaggaaaaaattgtcatttcG CGCAGCACAGAAAAACTTGCGAAGAACTGGCTTTGCTCGGTTACACGAAGGATGACGTGTACAAAATTGACATTGATGGAAACGGAAGGTTCCCACCGGCTCTTGTCAAGTGTGAATTTCAATCGATCGAAGATTCGACGAAAACTATCGTCGAGCATAATTTGCCGTCGCAGGTTGACGTTAGATCCATCGGCGAggaagatttttctttcaacattACATACCGACAATTTTCGGCGGAAATGCTGCAGGAATTGATATCCCACTCGCTTTATTGCAGTCAGTATATTAAATACGATTGTTATCGAGCACCGTTGGAACTCCATAGCGCAACGTGGTTTTTCGGATCGAAAAAGTCATCGATCGTCGATTACATTGGCAACGTTAACCGAGGCTCGTGTCCTTGTGGCA TGAACAGAACATGCGTTAATCCGGATTTGAGCTGCAATTGCGACGTTTCCGCCGGTAAATGGCTGTCGGATGAAGGCTATTACGAGAGCCCCGATTCTCTTGGCATTACTGGAATGGTTTTTCTGCAACCGAAGGATCTCGTCGAAGATGCCCAAGGAAGAATAACCCTCGGACCCCTCGAATGCGTCGAAACCA acaCTCAAAAATACGTCGTGACTTTCACCACGTCACAGTCGTACATCGAAGTTCCGGGCTGGCGAAAAGGCGACATAGCATTCAGTTTCCGTACGACTGGAGAAAAAGCAATTTTGCTGTATCAGCCACCGATTCGTAGCAATTATCCTTCGTTCATGGTCGCACTCGCTTCGGACTACAGGCTCACCTTCAATTTCACTCTCAACACTGGCACCAACCGTGAGCTTGAGGTTATAAGTCGGCGAAAATTGAACAATGGCGAGTGGCAGAAAATTTGGATCGATTACAACGATTATCATGTGAGATTCATGATCAACACGGATTTTCAAATGGTTGATCTGCTACCGGAAGAAGAATTCGGACCTTTCGAGGGTTCGATGTTTATTGGCGGAGCGACGGC TGAGCACCTGAAAACGTCAGCTGTAAGACAAGGTCTCATCGGCTGTTTCCGAGGATTGGTCGTCAACGGCGAGATACTGGACATTCACAGTTACATGTCGGTGCACTTAtccgaaataataaaagattGTAAACCTTCGTGTCAACCGAACAAGTGCCAGAACGGTGCTCGCTGCGTCGAACTCTGGAGCAATTTTGAATGCGTTTGCGAAAACAGATGGGCCCATCTGGGAACTTTCTGCGAGACGA ataTAAACAGCAAAGCACTGACGTTCACGTCAACGGGGGCATTTTTgaagaagaattatttcgGTACTGGCGAGGACGAAGAAAAAGTATTGCTGAAAAGCATGCTAGTTCAGAACATTCTCATCAATTTGAGGACTTACGATACACACTCGTTGATTCTGTACGCCAATGATCATCTCAATAATTTTGTTCATCTTTACATAAGCAATGGAACGAGTATCGTTTATCTCTTCAATGccggaaatgaaataaaaaatataacagTTCATCATCCAG GTGTAAACACAGGAATATCGGTGCAAATAGCAATTGTCAGAAGCGAAAATTCTACGACTCTTCACGTTAATGAAAATAACGTAACGCTCGATGCCGTTCCCCTGCTTCTTGATTCTTATTCCAACAAGCCATGGATCAATCCGGAAAAAGAAGTTTTAGCTCCGCAAAGACCGCCAGCTCCACCGACCGATTATTTCCAG GTGAACCTCGGTGGGTTCGATCCCGACAACTTGTTACGTGTCGGAAGCGAAGGAACTCTAATCCAGGGTTACGTCGGATGCCTCCGTGGTTTAATGATCGGGGAATACCTCGTTGATTTGCCGAATTTAGCGAGCGAGGCTAATCACGAGGGTAGCAAAGGCGTATTGCCCAATTGTCAGATGAAATGCGACGCTGTACCGTGCAAGAATTTGGGCGTGTGCACCGAAGACTTCGGCAGACAGGAATCTTCTTGCAACTGCgctctcacgtcctatttcgGGGAACATTGTGCAGACGAGAAAGGTGCCGATTTCAGTGGCGAGAGCGTATTACAACGAGACTTTGAATTCGAGGGCGAAATCAATCAGGTCAAAGTTCAATTGGCATTCTCGACCAATGATCTCCGTCAAAGAACGAGCGCTCttttattgttacaaactGAGAATAA aaGAAGTTATTACCTGCTCGTCGCCCTAACGTCGGAAGGTCAACTGATATTCGAAGAGGACAGAGAAGGCTCGGCCTACGGCGTCCGTCTGAACGACCGGAACTTCCTCAACGGAGCACGACACAGCGTTTATTACGTTCGTGACAATAATACGGCTACGTTATTGATCGATCGAGAACCTGTGCAACTGCTGCCAATTCCCGTTCTGAATATCggcgacgatgacgacgaggagGAAACGGAATCGCTGGGAGCAACGGAAATTCAACTGGGTGGTTTGAACACGACTGATCAACGGTTCAGCGCTTACAAGGGCTACACCGGTTGCCTCAGCA ATGTGGTTGTATCTATGAACGGAGCTGCTGGAATGAAGCCCCTCGAGGAATACATGCTCTTTACGAAAAAAGGTAGCGAGACTGTCCGAGCAACGATGCCAGCTGGTGTTCGGAGTGCCCAGTGTGCGGTATTCCACACTTCAACGAAAGGCATCGAGCCACCACGAAACGACAGCGTG CAAGGTCGTGATCGGGCCTGGGTCGAGGACCCACCGGAACGAGTTCTCTACAAGTCGCTCTACCCGGACGAGACGAAGGAGGAACAAGGAGCTGGaacgtacatttttatagcgcTCTGTTGCATTTTCGTGGCCGCTGTCGTTGGCTGCACTTACGAAGTGCTTCGCAGCGCTGGACGCGATCGAAAGCGCAGGAGAGCTGCCGCAAGTGCAGCGAACGGCAgcggcggtggtggtggtggttcGCCTTCGGGTACTCAAAGGTGGCAACAACCCCTGACACCGTCAGGGGCCACTAAGAGCGTAGGATTTAAAACGAATGTCGAAAATGACAAACGACCGAATGGGACGCACGCGAAAAGCATTCCAAAGGATTACAAGCCTGTGCCGAATTCGGAACACAAAAACGATCCGGTCAACGACAAAAAAGTTCTCGCTAAAG ATGAAGAAGCGGAGAAAAAGGAGCTGCTAGGGGTAAATACAGGCACCGTCTCTAAACCTGCGAAACCGAATCCATTC TCAATGGAGGATCTCAGAGAAGAGCCGGAGCTCGAGGAATGCGAAGAGGAGGACGACGAGGAGAACGAGGATGAGGATGAGGAGACTGGCGAAGAGCCGAAAAAAGCATCGAGCGACAATGACGAAAATACACAAACGTTAAACCTCAACGATACCGACATAATCATAAGGCCAGCGCCG GGGGCGCCGAATGGATGCGAAACGAGTGTGGAATCACGAGACTCGTCAG AACGGGCGAAAATAAAGATTCTCAACATATCACCAATCTTTCTTGCGGACGACAAGAGAACTTACGACAATCCTCTGAGTTATTTGGGTGGCCCGAGACTGCAACCGAAAAATCGTACCTCCATCGAGTCCGTTCTCTCGTTGGATTGA